The genome window TCTCGTCCTTTAAGGCCGTGGTTGCCGGTGAATACGATCACCTGCCCGAAGGTGCCTTCTACATGGTTGGTGGCATCGAAGACGTGAAGGCGAAAGCCGAGAAAATGGCGGCAGACGCCGCTTAAGGAGCGCTGACAATGGCAGACACAATGCAATTCGACCTCGTTTCGCCGGAACGGCGGCTGGCATCGATGCAGGTGACGGCCGTGCAGATTCCGGGCACTGAGGGCGACATGACGGCCATGGCCGATCATGCGCCCACCATCACCACCCTGCGTCCGGGCCTTCTGCGCGTGGAAGGGCCGGAGGGCACGTCTGAATATGTCGTGACCGGCGGTTTCGCCGAAATCGGCGGTCAGGGCGGCGTGTCTGTGCTGGCGGAACGTGCCGTGGCGCGTGCCGACATGACGCAGGAGCAGATGGACAGCATGGTGGCAGAGGCGCATGCCGTCTACACCCGCGCCAAGGACAACT of Sulfitobacter sp. DSM 110093 contains these proteins:
- a CDS encoding F0F1 ATP synthase subunit epsilon, yielding MADTMQFDLVSPERRLASMQVTAVQIPGTEGDMTAMADHAPTITTLRPGLLRVEGPEGTSEYVVTGGFAEIGGQGGVSVLAERAVARADMTQEQMDSMVAEAHAVYTRAKDNWENEPGPVDDAAKLLADMVAVGDHIGLSSKQPSL